One Setaria italica strain Yugu1 chromosome II, Setaria_italica_v2.0, whole genome shotgun sequence DNA segment encodes these proteins:
- the LOC111256454 gene encoding uncharacterized protein LOC111256454: MPVCRLSCLLNSLFKRTTAQQSTLHPNEPSTQMTSVINLDPLSLENSIGFDLNMEAQDDGFIDLNLPLDEYGAIDFEAPQYGGFNLNFDGNHVMDLIDETSDGSDGLEMEAPELGASRKKDATDEVRKLIYQTLLARSNNGRLGKGVTREVASQFGLHIRTVQKIWKRGKESLAQGIVINVTSRKRGRSGRKETPIDLESLRNIPLNERMTLETVSRRLHIGKAKLIRCMRKGLLRRHSNSIKPYLTEANKKARLQWCVDMLDPDSTPNDPCFKDLFDHVFIDEKWFFLTQNSAKYYLLPEEDDPHRSSKSKNYIPRLMFLVVSARPRFHNGVCIFDGKIGSFPLVTYEQAKRRSVNREAGTWEVKPIAHITRDVIREFMIERVLPAIREKWPMEDIHKPIYIVQDNAPSHLEVDDHLFCEAARQDGFDIRLICQPPNSPDFNILDLGFFRAIQAIQYRKSARTVQELVPIVQEAFNEYCPEKANRIWLTLHLVMKEAMKVAGANKYKIPHINKERLETLGQLPLQIACEATIVDQAKAILAAANN, encoded by the exons ATGCCGGTCTGTCGCCTCAGTTGCCTCCTGAACAGTCTATTTAAGCGCACAACAGCCCAACAGAGCACCTTGCACCCAAATGAACCTAGCACGCAAATGACATCGGTAATAAACCTTGATCCTCTGTCTTTGGAAAACAGCATCG gATTTGATTTAAACATGGAGGCACAAGATGATGGTTTCATCGATTTGAACTTGCCACTAGATGAATATGGTGCCATCGATTTTGAGGCACCCCAATACG GTGGATTTAATCTTAACTTCGATGGCAATCATGTGATGGACTTGATTGATGAAACAAGTGATGGTAGTGATGGATTAGAGATGGAGGCACCAGAGCTAG GTGCTAGTAGAAAGAAAGATGCTACTGATGAAGTTAGGAAACTAATTTACCAAACTTTATTAGCAAGAAGTAACAATGGGAGGTTAGGGAAGGGAGTTACAAGAGAGGTTGCATCTCAATTTGGTTTGCATATTCGTACTGTTCAGAAGATTTGGAAGAGAGGAAAagagtcactagctcaaggcaTTGTGATCAATGTAACAAGTAGAAAGAGAGGTCGTTCAGGCCGTAAGGAAACTCCTATTGATTTGGAATCTTTACGCAATATTCCTCTTAATGAAAGAATGACTTTAGAAACTGTGAGTAGGCGCCTCCATATTGGCAAGGCAAAGTTGATTCGGTGCATGCGTAAAGGGCTTCTTAGGCGCCATTCAAACAGCATCAAACCTTACCTAACCGAAGCAAACAAGAAGGCAAGGTTGCAGTGGTGTGTTGATATGCTTGATCCGGACAGCACACCTAATGATCCATGTTTCAAAGATTTATTTGATCATGTATTCATCGATGAGAAGTGGTTTTTCCTTACACAAAATTCTGCAAAATATTACTTGCTGCCTGAGGAAGATGATCCACATCGTTCTAGTAAAAGTAAGAACTACATTCCACGCCTAATGTTTTTGGTTGTATCAGCTCGGCCAAGGTTTCATAATGGAGTTTGTATTTTTGATGGAAAAATTGGATCATTCCCTCTTGTGACTTATGAACAAGCTAAGAGGAGGAGTGTGAATCGGGAAGCTGGAACATGGGAAGTTAAACCAATTGCTCACATCACAAGAGATGTGATTAGGGAGTTCATGATTGAGAGGGTGCTGCCGGCTATTAGAGAAAAATGGCCAATGGAGGATATTCACAAACCGATCTACATTGTTCAGGACAATGCACCATCTCATTTAGAGGTTGATGACCATTTATTTTGTGAAGCTGCTAGGCAAGATGGATTTGATATTAGACTTATTTGTCAACCTCCAAATTCTCCGGACTTCAATATATTAGATTTGGGCTTCTTTCGTGCAATTCAAGCCATTCAATATCGGAAATCAGCAAGAACAGTCCAAGAACTTGTTCCCATTGTGCAAGAG GCTTTCAATGAGTATTGTCCAGAGAAGGCTAATAGAATTTGGCTCACATTGCATCTAGTTATGAAGGAAGCTATGAAGGTTGCTGGAGCGAATAAATATAAAATCCCTCACATAAACAAAGAAAGACTAGAGACACTAGGACAGCTTCCATTGCAAATTGCTTGTgaggcaaccatagttgaccAGGCAAAGGCAATTCTCGCTGCAGCAAACAATTAG